Proteins from a genomic interval of Rhodothermales bacterium:
- a CDS encoding DUF3037 domain-containing protein, producing the protein MPSAPAMHSYDYATIRLVPQVEREEFINVGVILFCKEKAFCRAAIELDEERTRLLFPAVELPAVRSYLDAIPRICEGGEAAGPLGALPVRERFLMLVAPRSTMVQPSPVHTGLTDDPAATLERLMDQMVRQFPQALSRENTRAQKKEQ; encoded by the coding sequence ATGCCCTCCGCGCCCGCGATGCACTCGTATGACTATGCGACCATACGGCTGGTGCCCCAGGTGGAGCGGGAGGAGTTCATCAACGTGGGCGTCATTCTCTTCTGCAAGGAGAAGGCGTTCTGTCGCGCGGCCATAGAGCTGGATGAGGAGCGGACAAGGCTGCTATTCCCGGCTGTGGAACTGCCCGCCGTGCGTTCCTACCTGGACGCGATCCCGCGAATCTGCGAGGGTGGCGAGGCCGCAGGACCCTTGGGAGCGCTGCCCGTCCGGGAACGATTCCTCATGCTTGTCGCACCACGGAGCACCATGGTACAGCCGTCACCGGTGCATACCGGATTGACCGACGACCCCGCCGCTACGCTGGAGCGGCTGATGGATCAGATGGTGCGTCAGTTTCCCCAAGCCCTGTCGCGCGAAAACACCCGAGCCCAAAAAAAAGAGCAATAA
- the rpmG gene encoding 50S ribosomal protein L33 — protein MAKSKDVRIKVILDCTEAPGTSRYSTMKNRRNTTGRLELKKYNPVLKKHTLHRETK, from the coding sequence ATGGCGAAGTCCAAAGACGTACGCATCAAGGTCATCCTGGACTGTACTGAGGCTCCGGGCACGTCCCGCTACTCGACGATGAAGAACCGGCGCAACACCACCGGTCGTCTCGAGCTGAAGAAGTACAATCCGGTGCTGAAGAAGCACACCCTGCACCGGGAGACCAAGTAA